A single window of Engraulis encrasicolus isolate BLACKSEA-1 chromosome 20, IST_EnEncr_1.0, whole genome shotgun sequence DNA harbors:
- the ndufb9 gene encoding NADH dehydrogenase [ubiquinone] 1 beta subcomplex subunit 9, translated as MAGYLTHHQKVLRLYKKSLRHIESWCVFRDKYRFYACLLRARFDENRNEKDMGKATMMLKAGEEEFWANQHPQPYIFPESPGGTSYERHECYKVPNWVLDHWHPSEKAMYPDYFSKREQWKALRAQSWDREVQQLAEETPAGGPLTEDLPPARKEGDLPPLWWQYVTRPRQRPM; from the exons ATGGCTGGGTATCTTACCCATCATCAAAAGGTCCTTCGACTTTATAAGAAGTCTCTGAGGCACATCGAATCGTGGTGTGTATTTAG AGACAAATATCGCTTTTACGCATGTCTGCTGAGGGCAAGGTTTGACGAGAACCGAAATGAGAAGGACATGGGCAAAGCCACTATGATGCTCAAAGCTGGTGAGGAGGAATTCTGGGCAAACCAACATCCCCAGCCTTACATCTTCCCTGAATCTCCTGGAGGTACATCTTACGAGAGACACGAGTGTTATAAG GTTCCTAACTGGGTCTTGGATCACTGGCATCCCTCTGAGAAAGCCATGTACCCTGACTACTTCTCCAAGAGAGAGCAGTGGAAGGCGCTGAGGGCCCAGTCATGGGACAGAGAG GTCCAGCAGCTTGCAGAGGAGACCCCAGCTGGAGGCCCCCTGACCGAGGACCTTCCTCCTGCCAGGAAGGAGGGAGACCTCCCCCCTCTGTGGTGGCAGTATGTCACCCGCCCCAGGCAGCGTCCCATGTAA